The Terriglobus roseus sequence GCATGGTGCCCTCGCGGGAGCGCGCGACAGGGCTGATTCTCGCGGGCCGTGTTCTTGTCGCCGAACAGAAGCTGACCAAGGCCGGTGCCGCTGTGGATGGAGATGTTGCCATTCGCATCCTCGGGGAAGGCATGCCCTTCGTCAGTCGCGGTGGCCTGAAGCTGCGCGGCGCACTGGATCGTTGGGATATCGATCTGCGAGGTCGGCTCTGCGTGGATATTGGTGCATCCACCGGCGGATTTACAGACTGTATGCTGCAGGCCGGCGCAGCCGCGGTGCTGGCGGTCGATACCGGTTACGGGCAGATGCATATGTCCATGCGCAATGATGCGCGCGTCGGCCTGATGGAGCGCACAAATGCGCGTCTGCTGGAGCCGGGCGTGCTCCTCACGCAGTCTTCCGCACTGGCCCAGTCGGCCACTCCTGCATTGGCCCCTGATGTGGCACCGAGCTTTTTTGCAATGGATGTCTCCTTTATATCTGCAACGCTGGTGGTGCCGGCTGTGGTGCGTTCCCTTGCTCCTGCAGAACAGCAGTGGCGGGGCGAGGCCGTGACGCTGGTGAAACCGCAGTTTGAAGCTGGCCGCGAGTGGGTGGGCAAGGGAGGCATTGTGCGCGATCCGGCTGCGTACGAGATTGCGATTGATCGCGTCCGAGGCGCGGTTGCTGAGGCGGGTGGAGTAACGGTCGATGTCACGGACTCGCCGATCACCGGCGCGGAAGGCAATCGTGAGTTTCTGCTCTATGCCCGATTCGGCGGCTGAGAGAAGTACACTTGTGCCTATGCCGCACGTTGCAATCATCTCCAAGCCGCAGAAGCCGGAGTTAGTCGATCTGCTTCCAGAGCTTGTGAATTGGCTTGAAAGCCATAACTACACCCCGGCCCTGGACGAAACCAGCGCGGAGTACATGGGCCAAAAGGGACTTGCCCGGGATGATATGCCCAAGCTGTGCCCGGAACTGGTGATCGTTCTCGGAGGCGACGGCACACTGCTCTCTGCTGCGCGTTCTTTTGCGCGCACGGATACGCCGATTCTCAGCGCTAATCTTGGTTCGTTAGGTTTCCTTACGGAAGTTCCTCTGTCCGAGCTGTATCAGACGCTCGACGCCTGGCGCGAAGGTTCGTGCAAGGTGGATCAGCGTGGCATGATGCACGCTGAACTGGTTCGCGATGGCGCAGTTTACAAGGAATGGGACGCGCTGAACGACGTCGTCATCGCAAAGGGCGCAATCGCGCGCATGGGTGACTACATCATCGAGCTTGGTGGCCAACTGGTCGCGCGCTTTCGCGCCGATGGCATCATCGTCTCGACCCCGACAGGCTCCACGGCCTACAACCTCGCGGCCAATGGCCCCATCGTGATGGGAAGCGTGAACGCCATGATCGTCACACCCATCTGTCCGCACCTGCTGACGCTGCGGCCGATCGTTGTGCCGGGCGACACGGAAGTGCGCGTTTGTGTGGAAGGCATCGCCGATCAAACGTACCTGACGGTCGATGGCCAGGAGGCAGTCGAATTGAAGTTGCACGATCAGCTTCGGTGCCGGCAATCGAAGTACCGCGTGCGACTCGTGCGGCTCGGCGAGCACGGTCTGTTCAGCGTACTTCGTTCCAAGCTGAAGTGGGGCGAGCGCTAGAACGAATGCTGCGATGCAAGAGAAAAGGCCCTGCGAGGGCCTTTTTCACTTGTGATCAAGGATACGAACGCTACGGCTTCGTCGATTGTCGTTCTCATGCCGCATGCTATGTAGTCCTGCGTGGTCACCACGTGGGCATATGAGTCTGGTCGTCCACAGCCCACGGTAAAGTCGCGAGAAGTTGTCCCACAGATCAGGAGAGATAATTGCCGCCTGTTGCGGCGGCTCAAAGCCTTCAGTCAGGCAAGCAATTTAGCTGGCGTATCCAGCACTGCTGCCTGGAAGGAAGTGGTCAATGCTGCTGTAGATGGAGCCATATTGAGCGGTTTCCATCTTGACGACAGTTACAACCGGGTGTGTCCAATGCTTCTGCAGTTTTGTGATTTCACTCTTCATGTGGGCAAGCTCCTTTCGTGCCCGAAGCATACCCAGAAAAGCCGTAGTCACTCGCCTACATCGTGTCGGCGGCTGCCCGAACAAATACTTTCTCGATGCGCGCAACTGACTTCATTTTCAAGGGAACCCGCAATAGTTTTCGAAGGCTTAATCGGTTTGAGCGGCGAATATTTGTAGTTTTGCTTTGTAAGTCGTATTTCTTCACGAAACGGACCGCACGATGCTTAGGCCCCTTCGAAGGAACGTGAGCATTCTCCATCAATCTGGCGGTCACGACAGAATGTCGTCTTTGAGCATCAAGGGAAGCCGCCGCATCATTCTGCAGACGCCGCTGTCACTGACTACTCAGCGTCTTGGAACGCAACGTGCATGCGCTCTGCACCTCGCAGCCCACGGGAGCTGCCGAATGAAACGAGAGGGCCTGGCGAACGCATTGAAATGGTCAACCCTGCCGTTGCAGTCGCGCGGGACGGGGATCATGCGTGGCTACTAGAGGCACCATCATGACGCGAGTGCAGTCTGTCGTCGTAGAACGCGCAAGCGAAAGGGCCACTCGGTTGAGTGGCCCTTCGTAGATCTTTTATGGTGCACCCGGAAGGATTCGAACCTCCGGCCTATTGGTTCGTAGCCAATTGCTCTATCCAGCTGAGCTACGGGTGCACACTGTCGCTTCAACACCGTCAAAGCGCGCTTACTCAAGATACCAAGAGAGAGGCTATGACGCAACTCTCACACAGTGGAAATACTATGCGGGAAGTGCAGCCGGATCGTCCTGCTCCAGCGGTTCTTCGAGGGAGGGTGGATCGACGATCTCGATACCTGCGCGGCGCAGCAGCTGCCGCACCACAGGCTCATTCAGGCGTGTTGCGTCGTACTCGATGCCGATAGTGCCGGCGCGCTCGTCGAGCGTGACGCGGCGAATGCCATAGACCTCGCGAATGCTCGCGAGGGCCAGCACAGAGCGTTCGCTTGGCGCCGCGGCGAAATGGAACAGAACGTCAACGGTGGTCATGGGTGCAGGATACCAGTTCAGGAAGTAGGAAACAGTGTCAGGCGCTCATCTTGAGCAGCGTCTCGTAGTCGGCAATCTGCTTGAGCGTCAGTGCCTGCATGTCGTCGCCTGCAGCTTGCGCGCGATACCAGCGGACAAGCCACTCCAGCGTTGTGTCCATGCGGAGCGACGGTCGCCAGCCGAGGTCAGCGCGCGCCTTCGATGCGTCGAGCTTCAGGTAGCCCGCCTCATGAACGCCTGGATCAGGATCCAGTGTCCACTTGGCTCCATCTCCCCAGACATCGACCATCTTCTCCACGATGCGCGACACCGGCCACGCATCGTCGTCCTGCGGTCCGAAGTTCCACCCGGCAGCTGCAGATGAGTTGCCCTTATACAGTTCCTCGGCGAGCCGCATGTAGCCCCAAAGTGGCTCCAACACGTGCTGCCAGGGGCGGATGCTCTTCGGCCGGCGAATGCGAACGGATTCGCCGCGAAGGAAGCCGCGGACCAGGTCGGGCAGCAGGCGATCGTCGGACCAGTCGCCGCCGCCAATGACATTGCCCGCGCGGCCTGTTGCGATGCCGCACCGGTGCTGGTCAAACGTGGCCACGTTGAAGAACGACTGCCGGTAGGCCGCCGTCACAATCTCGGCGCACGCCTTCGAGGACGAATAGGGGTCGTAGCCGCCCAGGGGATCGCTCTCGCGATAGCCCCATGCCCACTCTTTGTTCTCGTAGCACTTGTCGGTCGTTACGGAGACCACAGCTCGTACGCTGGGCGTCTTGCGCACGGCTTCGAGCACGTTAGCTGTGCCGATGACGTTCGTCCGGTAGGTCAGCAGGGGATCGACGTATGAAAGCCGAACGAGTGGCTGCGCGGCCATGTGGATCACGATCTCCGGAGCGAACTCGGTCATGCTGGCCGTGATCTTCTCCAGATCGTTGATGTCCCCGCGCGTGTCTTCAATGACGTCGCCTATCCGCGCAACGTCAATCAGGTTCGGCGTCGTGTAGGGATCCAACGCATAACCGCGCACATTTGCGCCCAGCTTCGCCAGCCACAATGCGAGCCATCCGCCTTTGAAGCCGGTATGGCCCGTCAGGAAGACACGCCTACCCTGCCAAACAGCTTTGTCCGGACCAGTTACCAGAGCTTCCACGGTGCCTTGCCTTTCGACCAGAGATCTTCGAGTTGATGCTTATCGCGAAGGGCATCCATCGCCTGCCAGAAGCCGTGGTGGAAGAACGCCTGGACCTGGCCCTTTTCGACCAGGGCTTCCATGGGTTCGCGCTCGAACATCCATTCATCATTCTTTACTTCATCGAGCACTCGTGGCGACAAAACAAAGAATCCGCCATTGATCCAGCCACCCTCGTCCTTGGGTTTTTCCTGGAAGGCGTAGACGTGATTGTCCTTCAGGCCGAGCGCGCCAAAGCGGGCACTTGGCTGGATGGACGTCAACGTCGCTTCCTTGCCATGGGACTTATGGAACTCGATGAGTTCGGTGATGTTCACATCGCTGACGCCATCGCCATAGGTCATGCAGAAGGCTTCGTCGTCACCCAGATACTGCCGAATGCGGCGCAGCCGGCCGCCCGTTCCCGTGCTCTCGCCGGTGTCGACCAGCGTCACCTTCCATGGCTCCGCAACGGACTGATGGACCGTCATGGCATTGTTCTTCATGTCGAAGGTGACGTCGGACATATGCAGGAAGTAATTGGCGAAGTATTCCTTGATGACATAGCCCTTGTAGCCACAGCACACGATGAACTCGTTGATGCCATAGTGCGAGTAGATCTTCATGATGTGCCACAGAATCGGACGACCGCCGATCTCCACCATGGGCTTGGGACGCAGACCGGTTTCTTCGCTCAAACGCGTACCCAGCCCGCCGGCAAGTATCACTGCTTTCATGCTTCCTCATCCCGGGGCATCTTTTGAGGCCCCGCCCGAATTTGCCAGATATTAAGAGTACGATAGACAGCCCGGATGCGTCCGACAGCCGTCTACTGTAAGCTACAGGATATTCATGACCGACAAGGCCCAAGCTCTTCGTCAGCAGATTCTTGACTTGGTAGAGGCGTACCATGCAGAAGCTTTCCCCCCGAAAGACTTCGTCCCTAACGCCAGCAATGTTCCTGTCTCTGGAAAGGTAATCGACGCGGCTGATATCAGCGCCGTGGTTGATTCCGCGCTCGACTCG is a genomic window containing:
- a CDS encoding TlyA family RNA methyltransferase codes for the protein MAKQRLDKVMVERGMVPSRERATGLILAGRVLVAEQKLTKAGAAVDGDVAIRILGEGMPFVSRGGLKLRGALDRWDIDLRGRLCVDIGASTGGFTDCMLQAGAAAVLAVDTGYGQMHMSMRNDARVGLMERTNARLLEPGVLLTQSSALAQSATPALAPDVAPSFFAMDVSFISATLVVPAVVRSLAPAEQQWRGEAVTLVKPQFEAGREWVGKGGIVRDPAAYEIAIDRVRGAVAEAGGVTVDVTDSPITGAEGNREFLLYARFGG
- the rfbF gene encoding glucose-1-phosphate cytidylyltransferase, which encodes MKAVILAGGLGTRLSEETGLRPKPMVEIGGRPILWHIMKIYSHYGINEFIVCCGYKGYVIKEYFANYFLHMSDVTFDMKNNAMTVHQSVAEPWKVTLVDTGESTGTGGRLRRIRQYLGDDEAFCMTYGDGVSDVNITELIEFHKSHGKEATLTSIQPSARFGALGLKDNHVYAFQEKPKDEGGWINGGFFVLSPRVLDEVKNDEWMFEREPMEALVEKGQVQAFFHHGFWQAMDALRDKHQLEDLWSKGKAPWKLW
- the rfbG gene encoding CDP-glucose 4,6-dehydratase — its product is MEALVTGPDKAVWQGRRVFLTGHTGFKGGWLALWLAKLGANVRGYALDPYTTPNLIDVARIGDVIEDTRGDINDLEKITASMTEFAPEIVIHMAAQPLVRLSYVDPLLTYRTNVIGTANVLEAVRKTPSVRAVVSVTTDKCYENKEWAWGYRESDPLGGYDPYSSSKACAEIVTAAYRQSFFNVATFDQHRCGIATGRAGNVIGGGDWSDDRLLPDLVRGFLRGESVRIRRPKSIRPWQHVLEPLWGYMRLAEELYKGNSSAAAGWNFGPQDDDAWPVSRIVEKMVDVWGDGAKWTLDPDPGVHEAGYLKLDASKARADLGWRPSLRMDTTLEWLVRWYRAQAAGDDMQALTLKQIADYETLLKMSA
- a CDS encoding NAD(+)/NADH kinase, which translates into the protein MPHVAIISKPQKPELVDLLPELVNWLESHNYTPALDETSAEYMGQKGLARDDMPKLCPELVIVLGGDGTLLSAARSFARTDTPILSANLGSLGFLTEVPLSELYQTLDAWREGSCKVDQRGMMHAELVRDGAVYKEWDALNDVVIAKGAIARMGDYIIELGGQLVARFRADGIIVSTPTGSTAYNLAANGPIVMGSVNAMIVTPICPHLLTLRPIVVPGDTEVRVCVEGIADQTYLTVDGQEAVELKLHDQLRCRQSKYRVRLVRLGEHGLFSVLRSKLKWGER